The Streptomyces sp. NBC_00569 genomic sequence GAGGCCTTCGGACACCTGGACCGCGGGGTCGTGACCCTCGGCTCCTTCCCGACGGCCAGTGCCTCGCTGCTACCGCTGGCCCTGACCCGCTTCCGCCGGGCGCACCCGCAGGTGCGTACGGTCGTGCGCGCCGGAGTCCTCGCTCAGCTGCGGGAGATGCTGCACACAGGCGAGGTGGAACTTTCACTGCTCTGGGACTACGACTGGAACCGTGTCGACGACGATCAGTTGATCCTCACGCCGCTCCTCGAGGACCCGACGGTGCTGGTCGTGCCCACCAGTTCCCCACTGGTCAGCTCCGATCACGTAAGGCTGTCCGACCTGGCGGACCAGGAGTGGATCATCCGCGCGGAGAACCATCCTGTCGCGGACGTGTTGCGCCGCGCCTGTCGCCAGGCGGGGTTCGAACCGCGTATCGCCTACGCCTCGCATGATTACCAGGAGGCCCAGGCCATGGTCGCCGCCGGCCTCGGCCTGGCCCTTGCCCCTCGGCTGGCTCTGACCAACCGGAGAAGTGATGTACGCCTTCTCTCCCTGTCCAGCGAGCAGTCGGCCAGCGACAGCGCCCCGGTCCGCCGTATCCTCCTGGCCAGGCCCGTCCAGCGCGCCAGCACGCCGGCGGCCCAGGCGATGGCCCGTGTGCTGCACACTGTCGCGCGGGGCTTCACGGACCCGGGCCTCGACCGCTCTCAACTGGGTGCGGTGCGAACGCGCACACTCGCGTCGAGCTGAACCGTCGGCACGCACCCGAACTCGACTCTCCGCCGGGAGAGGCGGTGTCGGCGCTGATCTCCGCGACGAGGTCGGGGCGGACCAGGATTGTGTCGAGGACGTCGCGAGTGCCGCATGCCGAGGAGAACTTCGCGCCGGTCCATGGATGGCCGGGGCTGGCGGCGGTGTGCTCTGCGAGCCGGCGGGCCGCGTCGGGGAACAGGGGTACGGCGCGGCCGACGGCACGGAGGCGGCCGGCCCTTCACCTCGTCGTACTGCTCCACTGTGAGGTGTGAAATCTACCCCGTAGAGGGCCTTTCTGGCAGCCTCGGCGACTGCCTTCACCGGCTCCCGTTGGTGGCGATCGCGTCGTGGACAGGCGGGCCGTACGAGAGAACGGGGCGTCCCTGGGGCTCGTCCTCGCTACGGGCCATGTCGGTCTGTGCAGCTGACGGACGCCTATGACAGTGGGTTCTGAGCTTTCTGCCGAAGTCGTTCGTAGGGTGTCTGGCCGGTGAGTGCGCCGTGGGGGCGATGGTGGCTGTAGTAGTCCTCCCACTCCTGGAGCTTGGTGCTGAAGAGGCGGACGTCGTCGATGACTTGGCCCTCCAGTAGCCGGTAGAACTCCTCGGAATCGATGCGGTGGGACCGTTCGACCTTGCCGTTCAACCGCGGCGTGCGGGGCTTGATGTGCACGTGGCCGATCCCCTTGTCGAGCAGGCGCCAGTGGAAGGCTGAGCCGAATTCCTGGCCTTTGTCGGTCTGGACCTGCTCGACGGCGAAGGGCAGCTTGGCCAGCACGTGGTCGATGAACTGGATCGCCGTCTTCTGGTCGTTGCGCGGGTAGGCACGCAGGACCCGGGGCCGGGTGCAGTCTCGATGGCGGTGTACTGGTAGTAGCGCTTCTTGCGGCCCCTCTGGCCGAGGGGCTCGATGAACCTGACGTCGACCTGCAGCTGGTGGCCGGAGCGCTGCTTCTCGTACCGCTTCCAGCGAGTGGATCGGCGCTTGTAGCGCTGGGAGGGCGGCAGCCGGTTGAGATTCTTCGAGGTGGCGCTGGACGTCACCGCCTGACCGGCATCACGCCGAGCTGCCCCGAGCTGCGTCTGCGCCGCCTCGATCTGTGCCTTGGCTTCGTCGGGAAGTCCGGCCAGGGTCCCGTACCGGGGGGTGCCGGGCAGGGAGGATGGAGGTCATGACCACTGAGCATCCCGCCGAGCGGGGCGGCACCGGGCGCGACGTGTTCGCCGCCTTCTCCGACCGGGCATCGAACGTCACCAGCTCGCCGCTGTTCTCCGCCCTGTGCGTGCTCCTGGTCCTCGGCATGGTCGCCATACACCTTGCGCACCTGCCGCTGCCCTGGCTGATCTTCGCGGGAGATGTCGTGGCGGCCGTCAACCTGCTCTTGCTCGCTGTGCTGACGAACACCGAACGGCGTGACGCGCACGCGGTTCAGCGCAAGCTGGACGCCATCGCGGCGGCAATACTGGAGCAGCGCGAGGGCGCGAGCCATACAGCGGCCGACGAGCTACGGCGTGTCATCCGCATGGAGGAGAAGCAGTAACGGGGCTGCGTCACGGACATCCGTCATCGAGGAACGTGACCTGCTCCGGCGCGGCCTCGCCGCAAGCGGTGGTCGATCTGGTCGGCGGGCTGCGGGACAACGGCACGGATACGACGTCGCATCGGCATCCAGTGATCTCGTCGCCGACGATCAGGAGGCTGTCCCGGGGCAGGTGTTGCAGAAGCCGCGGGAGGGCCACTCGGGTGTGGCGAACCGTCGGCGGTGGTCGATCCGGTCGGGGCGGGTGACCGTGATGCCGAGGGAGCGCAGAAGGGCGATGAGGCCTTCCAGTTCCTGCCGGGCTGGGTCGAGGAGGGCGCGGGGGTAACGGCGGCCGGCGGTCAGGTGCTGGAGGCGGGCGGCCCAGCGGGGGATGTTGCAGGTGACCACCGGATGGGCGGGGCGGGATCGCCGCCCCGTAGAGGCGGCCCACGACGATCTTCTCCAGCGGATCCCATTCGGTGTGCGACCACACGACGGGGGTGCGGGTGGCCGTTTCTTCCGGCTCGGGCAGGGTCGGATGCGCGGTGATCGCGGCGTCCTTCGTCCGGTCGGCGGACGACCGGTACCCGCTCTGTCCCGTCCTGCCGGGTACGGCCCGGGTTCCCCCAGGCCCAGGTAGAAAACAGGGCCGCGCTGCCGACGCACGCCGCGCCGTGTGGGACTTTCGCCGTGCGGTCGGCCCGGCTCTCATTCCCCGTGGAGCCGGTCCGTCCGCCCTGCTCGTACGCCGGCGGGGGCGTCGCCGCGTTTCCTCGGCGATCTCGCCTTCGAACCGCCCCGTGGCGCCTGGCGCGGGGGACAGGCACCGCCGCGTCCCGCAGACTCGAAGGAGGAGTTCCGGTCGATCGCGTCTGCGAGGTCAGGCCGTGCACGACGTTCCGCTGTGGTTGTGGCTGGTGTTCGCCGTCACCGTGATCGCGTCGCTGGCGGTGGACCTGCTCGCGCACCGGCAGGCGCACGTGATCGGGTTCCGCGAGGCCGCCGCCTGGAGCGGCGTCTGGGTCGGGCTGGCCTCCAACAGCCACGCGGTGGTGTACTCGACGCCGGCGTCGATGCCGACGACCAGATAGACGACGCCGCCGAGGACGCCGAGGAAGAGCACCCGATGCTGGTAGGCGCGCGGCACCCGGAAGTAGCCGAAGATCAGGGCGAAGACGAACAGGTTGTCCACCGACCCGCCCTACGCCCAGTAATGCGGCACCTGCACGCCTCGAACGCAGCATCTCTTTCGTCAAAAGGACTGGGGGGATTCGCCGCATCCCGGGAACCGTGGCGTCTACGTTCCCCACTGGACGGCGGGGCCCTGCCACAACCCTGACTGCGAGAAGTACGTGCCCGAGCAGGTGACCGTCGACTCCGTACGCGGCGCCGCTTGGCGTACTCTCGCCGGCTTGGCCCACCACTGACCCCGAGCAAGGGTCACAGGCTCCGGCCGACGACGTTCCGCCGGTTCGCACCGAAGCCCACTCTGCTCGTATGACCGGCCCGGCAGTCTGGTGCGGCAACGCCGGGTGGGCAGCCCGCAGACGGTGGAGCCGCCCACCCCTCCCCGCCTCTTCCTGGCGGCGGCCCGTGCCGCCGTTCGTGCCTTCTCCGAGACCGCACACCCCCTCACCGGTTGCCCTGAACGGCCCCCTCCGACGGCGGGGCGTGCTCCCCCGGCGGAGGGTGGCGGAAGAGCGGGCCGCGACGGGCGGGACGCGGCAGCGGCCGGGAGCGGCATGGGACAGCGGCTCGGCCCCCAGCGAGGGGGCGGCGCCCCGGCGACCGAGCCGGCCACGGCTGCCGGCCGGCTGCGGGCGGGCTGCAGGTACGCGCCCGCCGCGGCGGCCGGCGCGTTCGTCCTGGCCCAGCTTCTGCTGGTGATCCCGGGGACCGGCCTGGGCTGGGACGAGATCGTGTACGTCAGCCAGGTCGAACCGGGCACCCCCACCGCGTACTTCTCCGCGCCCCGCGCCCGTGGCGTCAGCTGGCTCGCCGCCCCGGCCGCCGCGCTCGCCGGATCCGCCGCCCACCCCGCCGTCCTGCGGACCTACCTCGCCCTCCTGTCCGGGCTCGGCCTGCTGATCGCCCTGCGCGCCTGGCGAGGCCTCCTTCCGCCGGCCGTCCTCGGCTGCGCGGGCCTGCTCTTCGCCAGACTCTGGATCACCCTCTACTACGGCCCCCGTGCGATGCCCAACCTGTGGTGCGCGCTGGGCGCGCTGGCCGCGACGGGCTGGTTCCTTCGGGCGGTGGCACCGCCCTGCCGGGGTACCCCGGCAGGGCACCGGGCCCTGCTCCTCGCAGGTGCCGCCGTGGCGTTCGTCACCGCGATGCGCCCCGGCGACGGCGCCTGGCTGACGCTGCCCCTCACCGCCGCCGCGCTCCT encodes the following:
- a CDS encoding LysR family transcriptional regulator produces the protein MLNVRRLLLLAEVAERGSLTAAAEALSMTTSAASQQMSLLEREAGQPLIERLPRGARTTAAGAALAERGRAIRRELQAAEADLEAFGHLDRGVVTLGSFPTASASLLPLALTRFRRAHPQVRTVVRAGVLAQLREMLHTGEVELSLLWDYDWNRVDDDQLILTPLLEDPTVLVVPTSSPLVSSDHVRLSDLADQEWIIRAENHPVADVLRRACRQAGFEPRIAYASHDYQEAQAMVAAGLGLALAPRLALTNRRSDVRLLSLSSEQSASDSAPVRRILLARPVQRASTPAAQAMARVLHTVARGFTDPGLDRSQLGAVRTRTLASS